The genome window GAAGAACCTTGCATCATAAGTGACGCTGAGCGGGAGGGAAAGAAACTTCTTTCCGCTCAGCCGCCATTTCACACCCCAGAAACCGATGTCAGACATGAGTGATATCAAGGATGCATTCCTCAAGGAACTGGACTCCGCGACCTCAGCCCCGGAGCTCCAGCAGCTGAAGGTCAAATATACCGGTAAGAAGGGGCTCGTGACCGCGAAACTCAAACTCCTTTCCGAGATCCCTTCCGATGAGAGACCAGCCTACGGGAAAACGGTCAACGAGCTCAGGGAATTCATAGAGCGCGAGATAGGAATGCGGGAGACCCGTCTGAAGGATCTCTCACTCGCACGGCAAATGAGCGCTGAAGCAATTGATGTAACCCTTCCGGGCAAGTATATCTCTCCGGGGAAGATGCATCCCATAAGCAGGGTTCTTCAGGAGATTATCGAGATATTCGTAAGCATGGGATTCGAGACAGAGGTCGGTCCCGAAGTCGAACTCGATTACTATAACTTCGAGGCCCTCAATATTCCGAAAGACCATCCTGCCAGGGACATGCAGGACACGTTTTATATAAGCGACGATGTCATCCTCAGGACCCATACGTCACCGGTGCAGGTGAGAACCATGGAAAAATCAAAACCCCCGCTGAAGTTCATCGCACCGGGCAAGGTCTACCGATGCGATGCCGATGTCTCCCACACCCCGATGTTCCATCAGGTGGAGGGTCTCATGGTAGACACGGATATAGCGTTCAGCGACCTCAAGGGGGTCCTCGAGATATTCGTCCGGAGGATGTTCACAAAGGATACGCCGGTCCGTTTCCGACCGAGCTTCTTTCCTTTCACCGAACCGAGTGCCGAGGTCGATATCGGCTGCATCCTCTGTTCAGGGGCGGGATGCAGGGTCTGCAAAGGCACCGGATGGCTTGAAGTGCTCGGGTCGGGCATGGTACATCCCCATGTCTTCGAGATGGCGGGGTATGACCCCGAAATCTATACCGGCTTCGCCTTCGGCATGGGCGTTGAAAGGCTCACGATGCTCAAGTACGGCATTGATGATATCAGGATGTTCTACGAGAACGACATACGCTTCCTGAGACAGTTTTGACGACAATTCCTATGAGAAAAACACTTTCAAGAATAGTGAAGGCGGGCTATTTTCAATTTTTCCCTCAGCCCGTTACGTTGAGGTGACATGCGCGTTCCCGTCGAATGGCTGAAAGAGCTCGTCAACTTCCCGTTCGGCATTGATGAACTCTGTCACAGGCTGACGATGATAGGGCTCGAGGTAGAAGGCTCGGAAGAGATGCGCGGCGACACGGTCCTCGAGGTCAACGTCACGCCGAACAGACCCGACTGCCTCAGCATTCTCGGTATCGCGAGGGAGGTCGCGGCCCTCATGAATGGGTCGGTGCAACTTCCCGATTACGTGATCGAGGGAGACGGCGGAGCCTCTCCCGTGGATGTTGAGATCCTCGATGAAGACCTCTGCCATCGGTATGCCGGGCGTGCACTCGAGGAAGTGAGGATAGGCGATTCCCCCGAGTGGATGAAGATGCGCCTCGAAAAATGCCGCATGAGACCGATCAATAACGTCGTCGATATAACAAATTACGTTCTCCTCGAGATGGGACATCCCCTCCACGCCTTTGACATGGATGAACTGAGAGGAGGAAGGATAAGGGTCGCGAAGGCCGGAGCCGGGTCCAAGATCGCGACCCTCGACGGGACAGAGCGCAGCCTCCCCGAAGACGCCCTCCTCATATGGGATGCCGAGCGGCCTGTGGCCGTGGCGGGCGTCATGGGCGGCGCCGAAACGGAAGTAAAGGCGGAAACGAAGAATGTCTTCCTCGAAAGCGCTTATTTCTTCCCTTCATCCGTGAGAAGGACATCCCGGGCCCTCGGACTGAAGACCGAGTCTTCTTACCGGTTCGAGAGGGGCACCGACATAGAGCTTCTCGAAAAGGCTCTCGACAGGGCAGCATTTCTCATGGCTCGCCTCACCGGCGGAAGGGTCTCCCGGAAAGTAGACGCCTATCCGAAGCCGTTTCAGCCTTCCTCCATAGAAGTCAGATACGGGCGGGTGAGAAAGATTTTGGGAATCGCGATACCCATTAAAGAGATGATCGACATCGTGAAAAGACTCGGCATTGCGGTAGCGGAAGGGCCGTCGTCTTTCACTGCCACACCTCCTCCTTACAGGACGGACCTACAGCGAGAGATCGATGTCATCGAAGAAATCGCGCGATTCTATGGATATGAGAGGATCCCGGTAACAGTGCCGAAAACCGGGATACCGCAGGAAGCGAAGGGAAGGCGCTATGAGCATATCTCTGCTATCAGAGAATCTTTTACGGGTGCCGGGTTTACCGAAGTCATAAACTACAGTTTCATGAATCATCAGATGCTCGACATGCTCAACCTCGATGAAGATGACGCGCGCCGCAGGACCCTTCCGCTGCGTAACCCCATCAATATCGAAGAGGGACATCTGAGGACTTCCCTCATACCTTCACTCATTCAGAACCTTGTATACAATGTCTCGATGGGTAACAGGGATGTACGTCTTTACGAGTTATCGCGGGTCTTCTTTGATAAGGGGGAAACGCTCCCTGAAGAGATGCATCATCTGGGAGCTATATCGTTCAGAGAGAAGTCGCCTTCCCTCTGGAAGGAAGAGACTCCGT of Thermodesulfovibrionales bacterium contains these proteins:
- the pheT gene encoding phenylalanine--tRNA ligase subunit beta, which encodes MRVPVEWLKELVNFPFGIDELCHRLTMIGLEVEGSEEMRGDTVLEVNVTPNRPDCLSILGIAREVAALMNGSVQLPDYVIEGDGGASPVDVEILDEDLCHRYAGRALEEVRIGDSPEWMKMRLEKCRMRPINNVVDITNYVLLEMGHPLHAFDMDELRGGRIRVAKAGAGSKIATLDGTERSLPEDALLIWDAERPVAVAGVMGGAETEVKAETKNVFLESAYFFPSSVRRTSRALGLKTESSYRFERGTDIELLEKALDRAAFLMARLTGGRVSRKVDAYPKPFQPSSIEVRYGRVRKILGIAIPIKEMIDIVKRLGIAVAEGPSSFTATPPPYRTDLQREIDVIEEIARFYGYERIPVTVPKTGIPQEAKGRRYEHISAIRESFTGAGFTEVINYSFMNHQMLDMLNLDEDDARRRTLPLRNPINIEEGHLRTSLIPSLIQNLVYNVSMGNRDVRLYELSRVFFDKGETLPEEMHHLGAISFREKSPSLWKEETPSFYMVKGVVESLADLLRMHDCRFRPSCEPFLHPGKSCDILASDRKVGFFGVLHPTLVEKLSVKISRHEIIVLEIDVDALFPSISEKVSYTPFPKYPHVDRDVALIVDESLPASALEELIRAYPTDLMEEISLFDFYKGKNIPDGKKSLAFSIRYRAKDRTLTDSEIEELHSRLVTYITENTGGIVRGA
- the pheS gene encoding phenylalanine--tRNA ligase subunit alpha; translated protein: MSDIKDAFLKELDSATSAPELQQLKVKYTGKKGLVTAKLKLLSEIPSDERPAYGKTVNELREFIEREIGMRETRLKDLSLARQMSAEAIDVTLPGKYISPGKMHPISRVLQEIIEIFVSMGFETEVGPEVELDYYNFEALNIPKDHPARDMQDTFYISDDVILRTHTSPVQVRTMEKSKPPLKFIAPGKVYRCDADVSHTPMFHQVEGLMVDTDIAFSDLKGVLEIFVRRMFTKDTPVRFRPSFFPFTEPSAEVDIGCILCSGAGCRVCKGTGWLEVLGSGMVHPHVFEMAGYDPEIYTGFAFGMGVERLTMLKYGIDDIRMFYENDIRFLRQF